One window of Phycisphaeraceae bacterium genomic DNA carries:
- a CDS encoding TIGR02206 family membrane protein, with protein MNVLTMMQDNITTEAPGFRSFTLQHAIVAGIAVGLILASCAIGRRLRTGKREPRFRLVWGWSIVISQVYVLIWWIFINKPFEPDKSLPLHLCDVAVWVAAYAMITQKRWSRTLLYFWGVGLSTQGFISPTLQEGPATAEYYLFWIGHLQIVGSAVYDIVAGGYRPKFPDFLTASVLTLCYAAFIMPINIYFGYNYGYIGNRLPESNTILNALPPWPMRVLVMWMIVEVVFVVLWLFWPAVGAIAEGKASDAPADQQS; from the coding sequence ATGAACGTGCTCACGATGATGCAGGACAACATTACCACAGAAGCGCCGGGGTTCAGGAGTTTCACACTTCAGCATGCGATCGTTGCGGGGATCGCGGTCGGGCTTATTCTTGCATCGTGCGCGATTGGTCGGAGGTTGCGCACGGGCAAGCGCGAGCCGAGATTCAGACTCGTGTGGGGCTGGTCGATCGTGATCTCGCAGGTCTACGTCCTCATCTGGTGGATATTCATCAACAAACCGTTCGAGCCGGACAAGAGTCTGCCTCTGCATCTGTGCGATGTCGCGGTCTGGGTTGCTGCATACGCGATGATCACGCAGAAGCGATGGTCGCGCACGCTGCTGTACTTCTGGGGTGTTGGGCTCTCGACGCAGGGGTTCATCTCGCCAACGCTGCAGGAAGGCCCCGCAACGGCGGAGTACTACCTGTTCTGGATTGGGCATCTGCAGATCGTGGGGTCGGCGGTGTACGACATCGTTGCGGGTGGGTACAGACCGAAGTTTCCTGATTTTCTCACGGCATCAGTCCTCACGCTGTGTTACGCAGCGTTCATCATGCCGATCAACATCTACTTTGGGTATAACTACGGGTACATCGGGAATCGATTGCCCGAATCGAACACAATCCTCAACGCGCTTCCGCCGTGGCCGATGCGCGTCCTGGTGATGTGGATGATTGTTGAAGTTGTGTTCGTGGTGCTGTGGCTGTTCTGGCCTGCGGTCGGGGCGATCGCAGAGGGGAAAGCGAGTGACGCGCCCGCAGATCAGCAGTCATGA
- a CDS encoding HEAT repeat domain-containing protein, translating to MDTESALDFLRKNQPMPPTNTVQQSELDSYDEIRKYFCHNYDDRCVDLFIGSFGDGDGHGVYQLVENTLAYYAPDIVVPALLRGLQSELESVRYWSAVIAAGYQDQRLLQPLLKIAGTGTFDERSAAAIALLQFKDESVQSALAEQLSDETGSEILKEILPEDD from the coding sequence ATGGACACTGAATCAGCGTTGGATTTTCTCAGAAAAAACCAGCCAATGCCGCCAACAAACACTGTGCAACAAAGCGAACTGGACAGTTATGACGAGATAAGAAAGTACTTTTGCCACAACTATGATGATCGCTGCGTCGATTTATTCATCGGATCATTCGGCGATGGTGACGGCCACGGTGTCTATCAACTGGTAGAAAACACACTCGCTTACTATGCTCCAGACATTGTGGTTCCGGCACTGTTGCGAGGGCTACAAAGCGAGCTTGAATCAGTGAGATACTGGTCAGCAGTGATTGCTGCAGGATATCAGGATCAAAGATTGCTGCAGCCATTGCTCAAGATCGCTGGTACCGGCACGTTTGACGAACGCAGTGCAGCAGCTATTGCACTATTACAGTTCAAGGATGAATCCGTGCAAAGCGCGCTGGCGGAACAACTGTCGGACGAGACTGGCAGTGAGATATTGAAGGAAATCCTGCCTGAGGATGATTAG
- the fusA gene encoding elongation factor G: MTGELKHTRNIGICAHIDAGKTTVTERILYYTGKNYKMGEVHEGTATMDFLQEEQERGITIQSAATTCPWTFKGQDFKINLIDTPGHVDFTIEVERSLRVLDGAVAVFDGKEGVEAQSETVWRQANRYRVPRMCFINKMDKLGADFEFSFKSIGKRLGANAIAIQIPIGRGHELEGIIDLVTMRAFYYDADEKGAVVTEKDIPDHMMDNAKEWRHKMVEAVAELDDTLMDQYLTDENSITEDQIRAALRKGTIERKCYPTLCGAALRNIGVQRLIDAVCMYLPAPDEVPDVQGTHPRDKEVEMSRPHDSKAPFSALVFKVVSDAHGDLTYLRVYSGTLEKGSRVLNPGNNKRENVSRIFEMHAKDRQPLEAVGAGNIVAVVGIKDSITGDTLCDIEDPIILERMEFPEPVISMAIEPRTNDDKRKLSEALATIRREDPSFQSHFDEETGQTIIAGMGELHLEIIKNKLVRDMKIGVDVGKPRVSYREAITRRVEFVRGVHKKQSGGRGQFGDCTIHLEPFTKEEAELEGLDFSDNIAFENKIVGGSIPKEYIPSVEVGSRQTFKSGVKAGYPMINVKVTLVDGSTHAVDSSQIAYELAARTAVKDAVDKAGFTLLEPIMKVVILTPEEYLGNVTGDINSRRGMVVETEDRDNIKAIYCEVPLSEMFGYTTVLRGLSQGRASSTMEFLEYRAMPASIQTEVLAGSA; encoded by the coding sequence ATGACAGGCGAGCTGAAACATACCCGCAACATTGGTATCTGCGCACACATCGACGCAGGCAAGACCACCGTCACCGAACGCATTCTGTACTACACAGGCAAGAACTACAAGATGGGTGAGGTGCATGAGGGCACCGCCACCATGGACTTCCTGCAGGAAGAGCAGGAGCGTGGCATCACCATCCAGTCCGCTGCAACAACCTGTCCGTGGACATTCAAGGGCCAGGACTTCAAGATCAACCTGATCGACACGCCGGGCCACGTCGACTTTACCATCGAGGTGGAACGCTCACTGCGCGTGCTCGACGGTGCGGTCGCTGTATTTGACGGTAAGGAGGGTGTCGAGGCACAGTCCGAGACTGTCTGGCGTCAGGCAAACCGGTATCGCGTCCCGCGCATGTGCTTTATCAACAAGATGGACAAGCTCGGCGCTGACTTTGAGTTCTCCTTCAAGTCCATCGGAAAGCGTCTTGGCGCGAACGCGATTGCTATCCAGATCCCGATCGGCCGCGGGCACGAGCTTGAGGGCATCATCGATCTCGTCACCATGCGAGCGTTCTACTACGACGCGGACGAGAAGGGCGCGGTTGTCACCGAGAAGGACATCCCCGACCACATGATGGACAACGCAAAGGAGTGGCGTCACAAGATGGTCGAGGCTGTTGCAGAACTCGACGACACGCTGATGGACCAGTACCTCACCGATGAGAACTCGATCACAGAAGACCAGATCCGTGCTGCTCTTCGCAAGGGCACCATTGAGCGCAAGTGCTATCCGACACTCTGCGGTGCAGCTCTTCGCAACATCGGTGTGCAGCGTCTGATCGATGCTGTGTGCATGTATCTGCCCGCACCTGACGAGGTCCCTGACGTGCAGGGCACACACCCACGCGACAAGGAAGTGGAGATGTCGCGTCCGCACGACTCCAAGGCACCGTTCTCCGCGCTGGTGTTCAAGGTTGTCTCTGACGCGCACGGCGACCTGACATATCTGCGAGTCTACTCCGGCACACTGGAGAAGGGTTCGCGCGTGCTCAACCCCGGCAACAACAAGCGAGAGAACGTGTCCCGCATCTTCGAGATGCACGCAAAGGACCGTCAGCCGCTCGAAGCCGTCGGAGCTGGCAACATCGTCGCGGTTGTTGGCATCAAGGACTCCATCACCGGCGATACACTCTGTGACATCGAAGACCCGATCATCCTCGAACGCATGGAGTTCCCAGAACCCGTTATCTCCATGGCGATCGAGCCGCGCACCAACGACGACAAGCGCAAGCTGTCTGAAGCACTCGCAACCATCCGGCGCGAGGACCCATCGTTCCAGTCACACTTCGACGAGGAAACCGGGCAGACCATCATCGCTGGTATGGGTGAACTGCACCTTGAGATCATCAAGAACAAGCTCGTTCGCGACATGAAAATCGGTGTCGATGTCGGCAAACCACGCGTGTCATACCGTGAGGCAATCACGCGGCGCGTCGAGTTTGTTCGCGGCGTGCACAAGAAGCAGTCCGGTGGTCGCGGTCAGTTTGGTGACTGCACCATCCACCTCGAACCCTTCACCAAGGAGGAGGCGGAGCTTGAGGGTCTGGACTTCTCAGACAACATCGCGTTCGAGAACAAGATCGTTGGCGGCTCAATCCCGAAGGAGTACATCCCATCGGTCGAGGTAGGCTCACGCCAGACATTCAAGTCCGGTGTCAAGGCTGGCTATCCCATGATCAACGTGAAGGTCACACTGGTCGACGGCTCGACCCACGCGGTCGATTCATCGCAGATCGCCTACGAGCTTGCAGCACGTACTGCTGTGAAGGACGCAGTCGACAAGGCCGGGTTCACACTGCTCGAGCCGATCATGAAGGTCGTCATCCTCACACCCGAGGAGTACCTCGGCAACGTGACCGGCGACATCAACTCGCGCCGCGGCATGGTTGTCGAGACGGAGGATCGCGACAACATCAAGGCGATCTACTGCGAGGTACCGCTGTCTGAGATGTTCGGGTACACCACTGTGCTCCGCGGTCTGAGCCAGGGCCGCGCATCAAGCACGATGGAGTTTCTGGAGTATCGCGCGATGCCCGCAAGCATCCAGACCGAAGTGCTTGCTGGCTCTGCATAA